The Haloprofundus salinisoli region CCCTACGAAGGAGTGCTATGAGTACCCAGAAGACCGTCCGTCAGCCTGCCGACGAGGTGGAGGAGACAGCGCTTCGTATCGACAAGGACAAAGCCGAACAGATTATCGACGCGCTGAACACCGACCTCGCCAACGCGTACGTCCTCTACCACCAACTGAAGAAACACCACTGGAACGTCGAGGGCGCGGAGTTCCTCGAACTCCACCGCTTCCTCGAGGAGGCGTACGAACACGTCGAAGAAGGCGCGGACATCATCGCCGAGCGCGCACAGGCGCTCGGCGGCGTTCCCGTCGCCGGTCCGTCGAACCAGGAAGAGCGCGCCACCGTCGAGTTCGAAGGCGAGGACGTTTACGACGTCCGCACCTCGCTGGAGAACGACCTCGAAATGTACGGTGACATCATCGAGGACCTGCGCGAGCACATCCAGCTCGCCGGTAACCTCGGCGACCCGGCGACCGAGGAGATCCTTCGGACCATTCTGGTCGAAGTCGAAGAGGACGCCCACCACATCGAGCACTACCTCGAGGACGACACGCTGGTGCTCGAAGAAGCGACGCACTGAGACGAGGGCCCGTCGGCCGACCGGACGATTCTTTTCTTTTTTCACTCCCGCAGCGACGGCCACGCCGCTCGAAGGAGCAAGGTGCGGAGCCGCAGGTCCGTCCGGTGTCCGAGGAACGGTGAGGAGAGACGAAGCGCGGAGGTGACTTCGCCGGAGGGTTCGAGGAAACTACCGCTCGAGAGCGACGGTGAAGTCGGTCGCTATCCAGCCGTCGTTGTTTCCGTCTTCGGTGAATACGGTTCGGTTCTGTGAGGTTTGACACGCCGAAACGGAGAACTCGGGGTCCACCGGGCGGGCGGAGTCGTCGTCGCGGGCGTCGGAAACAGCCATGGTCGTGTTAGGTGAGCCTAAAGCAAAATATGTTTTGGTTGCCCTAAACCGAATTCGGTAGCGAACATCGCCGACCGAGCGGCGGAACGAGGCCGCAGACGCGCCGATAGCGGATTCAGATAGCCAGCCACTCGGTCGAGAGCGATCGGTCGGGGAAGCGCCACCGATGCTCCGGCGTCTCGTCGCAGACTCGAAGTTCGACGACGGCGTCGAAGGACTCTGCGAGTTCGTCGACGAGCGGGTCGTCGCACGGGACCGAGAGGTGGTAGTGTGCCATACCGGAGACTGAGTTGACTCGTCCGCCGACGACGCTGACGAAACGCCGAACCGACTGGACGCCGTTTTCGTCGACGAGCGGCGAAAGCGAGTCGAAGCAGAGTCGGAGTTCGCCGGTGTCGAGCCCACCCGACATCTCGAACGCCGTGATGGCGTCGCCGATGGCCCACGATAGCGACCCGAGGTCGTCGGCTTCGACGTACTCTCTGGAGACCGGGCCACCGAGGCTCGACCCGGAGAGCCCTTCGGTCACCGCCGGACTACGGACCACCGCCGACTGCGAGACGACGCGGACCGAGTCGGTATCCTGCGAGCCGTTTCCGAGGCGCTCGTGGGTGTAGACGCCGTCGGTGAAGACGAACAGTCGTTTCCGCGACTCGGTGAGTGCGTCGCCGAGAAGTCGTCGAGTGAGGGCCTGTCGGGCGTCGAGCGCTGCGGACCCGACGACCAGGATGTTACACCCCCGGCGCTTCAACTCCGAGAGGGTCTGGGTGACGGAATTTTGCCCGGGAGCGTTCATTATTCGAAGAGAGACGACCGTGTGTACAATAAATATTGTGGGTATGACGTACCGACGAGTCGACAGTCGTTTTGTAGATGCCCTCGTAGCACCCACGATGACGGATTCGCTGTTCAGTCCCCTGACTCTTCGCGGGACGCAGATTCCGAACCGTGTGATGGTTTCACCGATGTGTCAGTACTCGTCGCCCGACGGCGTCGCCACCGACTGGCACCGCGTCCACCTCGGGAGCCGAGCGGTGGGCGGGGCCGGTGTCGTGATGACCGAGGCGACGGCCGTCTCGCCGGAGGGGCGCATCTCGCCGGACGACCTCGGCATCTGGACGCAGGAGCAGGCGGACGCGCTCGCGCCCATCGCGTCGTTCATCCGCTCGCAGGGGAGCCAGCCGGCGATTCAGCTAGCTCACGCCGGGCGGAAGGCGAGCACTCATCGGCCGTGGGACGGCGGCGGTCCCGTCGCGCCCGACGAGCGAGGGTGGGAGGTGTACGGACCGACCGACGAACCGTGGCCGCGCGAGGAGTCGTATCCGAAGACGCACGCACTGGACGCCGACGACCTCGAAGCCGTCGTCAACCAGTTCGCAGAAGCCGCAAAGCGCGCGCATCTCGCCGGGTTCGAGATAGCCGAGGTCCACGCGGCCCACGGCTACCTCCTCCACGAGTTCCTCTCGCCGGTCACCAACACCCGCGAGGACGACTACGGCGGCAGTTTCGAGAACCGAACGCGACTCGTCCGCGAGGTCACCTCGGCGGTCCGGACCGTCTGGCCCGACGATAAGCCCGTGTTCGTCCGCATCTCGGCGACCGACTGGTTGCCGGACCGCGAGTCGTGGGACCTCGAACAGTCGGTTCGCCTCGCACCGCTGCTTCGAGAGGTGGGTGCCGACCTCGTCGACGTGAGCTCCGGCGGTGTTCACCCCGACCAACAGATCACGAACACGGGCGCGGGTTACCAGGTCAAGTTCGCCGAGTCCATCCGCGAAGAGAGCGAGATGCCCGTCGGCGCAGTAGGCAAAATCACCGAAGCCGAACAGGCCGACCAGCTGATTCGGAACGAACGCGCCGACCTCGCCGTCGTCGGCCGCGAGTACCTCCGAGACCCCTACTTCACGCTCCACGCGGCCGAAAAACTCGGTGTCGACGTCGACTGGCCGGTGCAGTACCAGCGAGCGAAGCCGCGGTAACCCGCTTCGCACGGAGCGCGGACCGTCCGGGAGTTGCGCCCGACTCGGTTGCGGACAAAGCCTTATTCAGGTCAGGCGACCAACGCGAAGCTATGAGCCGCCGCGACGACGACGACCTCGAAGACCTCCTCGGGGAGTTAGAGGAGACGCTGTCGGAACTCCGATCCGAACTCCGCGAGGAGCGAGCCCCCCGCCGCCGACCCTTCGAACCGCCGACGCCGAGAGATATCCTCCGGTTCACCGAGGAGTACACCATCCCGACGGTCATCTCGACGCTGGAGGCGACGATTCAGGCGCTCGAACTGTTCCAGCGACTGCTGCGCCTGGCCGACCCCGAACGCGCGATACGCGAGGAGAGTCGGACCGCCCGCGAAACGACGCGTCGCCGCGCCGACGACGTGGGTCGCGTCGCCGTCGACGGATTGGAGCGCGCGCTCTCGGAGCTTCAGCGCGCGCTCTCGGAGGCAGACCTCCCCGAGGACGGCGAGTCCCGCGACATCGTCGAAGAGGCCCGTCGGCTCTCCAGAGACATCGAGGACCGCCTCGCCGACAGCCAGCGACGCTCCCGCAACTCGGGACGGCGCGACCGCTCGACGGACGACCGAACGCGGGCGAATCGGGAGCGAGACGGTCGGATGCGGCGAAACGATCGCAACGATGGGCTCAACGACGGAGCGGTCAGAATCGACGTCAGCGACGAGGAGAGCGACGACGCCGACGACGAACACGAGGAGCCCGAAGACCCCGACGACGCGCCGACAGTCGACATCGAGTCGGAACTGGATTCGATTCGTGACGAGGTCGAGCGGGCCGAACGCGGCGAGGAGCCCAAACCCGAGGGTGGAGAGGAGCCGAAAACCGAGGACGACGAGGAGTAGCGACTCGGCACCGAACTGGCGAACAGACGGTGAATCGAAGCGCACGACGGGTCACCGTACTCCCGCCTCGGCCGCCGTGGGCGACTCGTCAGGCTACTCGGGAGGGTGGCCGCCCCTTCTCTCAAAAACGTTCGCGGACGTTCGCGGTCAGCAGCAACAGCAGGGGGAACAGCACGGCGAGCAGGTGTATCGGTTTTCGGTGGTCGATTCGGCACAGCAACCGGCTTCGGCACAGTCGTTCGATGGCACGAGTAGTACTACGCCCGCCGCCGCCATATATTGGACAGTTTAGTGATATAAAGGAGCTTTCCGCGCGGAAACCCGCCGGCTACGTTTACCCGCCGTCGGTGCGTACCGGACCCCAATGACGGACGCGAACGGCGAAGACTGGCAGACGCTCTGGCATCGACTCCACGAGACGCTCGGCGGGAAGTGGGCGTTCCACGTGCTCCGGTTACTCTCCGAACGGGACGCCGGATTCAACGAGATGCGCCGCGAACTCGACGGCGTGACGGCGAAGACGCTCTCGAAACGACTCGGGGAGCTCCGCTGCCACGGCCTCGTCAGTCGGAGCGTCGAGGCGACGTCGCCGCCGCGGACGCGCTACGCGCTGACGCCGGAAGGAGAGCGGTTCGTCTCCGTGCTTCGAGACGTAGAGTCGCTGGTATCGGTCGCCGACTGCGGATGCGGTCGGGAGTGCGAAGTGCTCACCGTCGACGCCGACGCGACGGCGACAGTCTGCACTGAGGGATGCTAACTCAACGAACGGGGCGGAACCGGTAACCGTCCCACTCCTGGCTCTCCTTCTCGCGGATACCGGCGTCGGGGTCGCGGAGTTCCTCGGCGTAGACGGGTTCGACTTCGTCGCCGATCGCCACGTCCGGATTCTCGTCGTCGACGTCGAGTTGGCCGATGGCGCCGACCGGTTCGCCGTCGACGTCGAACTCGACGATAGCCAGCGAGTTCGGCGCGCGGACGCCCGGCGGCGTCGCCGTGCTCGTCGTCCACGTGACGATAGTGGCGGTGTACTCACTCAGGTCGACAGTGTCGACCGGTTGCTCGCCGTCGGGACCGAGCGGGTGCGGCGGGTAGGTGATGCTGCCGTCGGAGTAGCGAGCCGCTTCCATGGGTGGGGTGTCGTCGTGCGCGTCGCGTTCGGTGGTTTCGCTCATCGTTCCGCCTCCAGAATCGTCGTCGTCACGCAGTTACCGAAGCCGCCGACGTTGCAGGCCAGGCCGGTGTCGGCGTCGACCTGTCGGTCCCCGGCGTCGCGCGTGAGCTGTTTGTATATCTCGTACACCTGCGCGACGCCCGACGCGCCGAGGGGGTGGCCCTTCGACTTGAGGCCGCCGGAGGTGTTGATGGGAAGGTCGCCGTCGCGGTCGGTGACGCCCTCCTCGACGGCCTTCCAGCCTTCGCCTTTCTCGAAGAAGCCGAGGTCCTCTGACTGGAGGAACTCGAGGATGGTGAACATGTCGTGCAGTTCCGCCACGTCGACGTCGTCGGGGCCGAGGTCGGCCATCTCGTAGGCGATTTCGCTGGAGTTGGCGACGCCACCCATCGTCGTCGGGTCCGCGCGTTCGTGGACGACGTGGGTGTCCGTCGCGCCGCCGATACCCGAGACGACGGCGTACTCGTCGGTGTACTCGCGGGCGACCGACTCGGGACAGAACATGAGCGCCGCGCTCCCGTCGGTGATGGGGCAGAAGTCGTAGAGTCGAAGCGGGTCGGCGACGACGGGCGACCCGAGGACGGTGTCGAGGTCGACCTCCTTTCTGAACTGCGCGTGGGGGTTGTCGACGCCGTTCTTGTGGTTCTTGACGGCGACCTTCCCGAGGCTCTCGCGCGGCGCGTCGTACTCGTGGAGGTAGAGTCGTGCGGTGAGTCCCGCGAAACTCGGGAGCGTGACGCCGTGTTTGTACTCGACGGGATGGGTGAGCGAGGCGATGACGTCGGTGGATTCGGCCGTCGTCCGGTGGGTCATCTTCTCGCCGCCGACCAAGAGGGTCATCTCGCTCGCGCCGGAGGCGACCGACTGCCAGGCGGCGTAGGTGCCCGCACCGCCCGACGACGAGGTCTGGTCGATACGAGCGGTGTACGCGGGCATCGCCGCGAGGTCGTGCGCGAGGGCGTTCGAGATACCGGTCTGGCCCTCGAACTCGCCGCTGGCCATGTTCGAGACGTAGAGGTGGTCTATCGCGTCCGGTACGACGCCCGCGTCGTCGAGACAGCCCCGCCCGGCCTCCGCGAGCAACTCGCGGATCCAGGCGTCGCGCTGTCCGAACTGGGTCATCGACGCACCGATGATCGCTACGCGTTCCATACCGGACGGGTGCGTGCCACCCGCTTACCGATTTCCCTTCTGGAACGTCGCGCGCGTCTCAAACGGTTTAACCTCCTCGCGGACCGAACGGTCGGTATGCGCACCGCAGACGCCGCCGCCACCGCCGGCACCGTCGTCAGTCTCGTGCTCCTCGTCGTCGTCGCGGTCCCCTACCTCGTCGTCACCAACCCGGCGGCACCGCTGTCGGCGTACTACGCCGCCGGCTCCGTCGGTGCGAACAGCGTCGGGTTCCTCTCGGTCATCGCCGCCGTCGCGTTTCTCTCGGGGACGCGCGGCAACGCCGAACCGGATTTAGTCGCGGGTATCGCCGTCGTCCTCGGGCTCGCAATGGTCGTGCTCTCGCTTCTGTGGGCGACGACCATCGATTCGACGCTGCTGTTCAGCTTCCCGCCGGAAGCCGCGTGGATACAGTACCACCGCTGGGCCGTCGTCGCGCTCTCGGCCGTGGTCGCCGTGGTCGCCGGCGTGTACGCCCGCGAAGTGGTCTGAGTCGAATCGGCGTCCGACCGCCGCGCCGTCACCGTGTTCTCACGAGACGAGAGTCGAAAGGCCCTTAAGCCGGACCGGAGTATTTTGGGGTGGACTAGGTCGGGCAGTTAGGCCCTGCTCTCCTACCCGCCATAGAGTCTTTAGCGGGGACCGAACGTCGGGCGCGTCCGGTCAGACCGGCGCGGGCCCCGGGAGCCAACGTAGAAACCTCGTCCTGCGGGGACAGCGGTTTCGTGGCGCTCGTCCGCAGGGGCGAACCGTCACGATTCATCGGCGGTACTGGGTCAGGCGCGGAAGCGAGCAGCCCACCGTCGGACGTGCGTCGCTCGCTGGATCGCGGGGTGGAGGAGGCAACCGGGATTCCCCGTGCCGGAACGCCGGGCAACCCCGACTGTCCGCACTCATATCTCATATCCACCGTCCCCCGAGCGACCGCATCCGGCGGCCGCCGGCGACGGCGACCGCGTACTATACTCCGGAACCCATAGGTCCGGCTGTTCCTAACGACGAGCCATGAGCGAATCCAGCGCCGACGACGTGGAGGCGCGCTACTACGAAACTGCCGACGAGCGCGTCGTGCGGTTCTCGCGCGAGGGACAGACGGCCGCCATCGCACAGAACGTCGACGGCTACGCGATGTTGAAGGTCCGACCGACCGGCGACAGCGCCGAACTGGAGCGCTACTACGGCTTCGACATGGCGCTCGACCACGCCGCCGAACTGCTCGGCGTCTCGGCGCACGAGCTGCCGGTGCCGGACGACGCCAGCGACATGGGGATGTGAGCGAGTCGAGAACGACCCGAGAGCGGGCGAATCAGCGGCCCCAGTAGAACCGCGGCGCGAGGAACATGTACGCCAGCGCCAGAAAGAGGAGACCGAAGGCGAACCCGCCGCCGAGACGGTGCGGGAACAGAATCGCCAGCGCCTGCACGACGCCCATCACGAGCGCGTCCTGGGTGTGCAGGTCGGGGTACGGAATCGTCGTCACCATCAGGACAGCGAGCAAGGCGGTCAATCCGACGAGCGGGAACGGGTCGGTGAACCCGACGAGCACGCCCGCGGCGAGAACCGTCGCCGCGAGCGTCGTCGGGACGCCGCGCGTCTGGTCGGAGTCGGCGTCGTAGGCGGTGTACATCCCGAGACGAGTGACCGCCAGTACGACGAACAGCGCCGCGACGGCGACGGCGACGACGACGCGCAGAGAGTCGAACCCCCACACCGCGCGGACCGCGGCGACGACGACCATCGCGGGAGCGACGCCGAACGACGCCACGTCGGCCAGCGAGTCGAGGTACGGCCCGGCGTCGGTGCCGCCGTAGCGCCGCGCGAGCACGCCGTCGAGGCCGTCTGCGATGGCGGCCAGCAGAATGAGCCTCGCGGCGAGGCCCGGATAGACGCTGGCGGTGGCGACGGCGAGAAACCCCAGGCCGGCGTTGCCGACGGTGACCACGTCGGCGATACCCAACCGTCCGACGACGAACCGGGGGTGCATAGTTTCGGGGTTGCGGAGGCGCGGTATACGTTTTTTTATCCGTCGTCGGGGCCGCTGATGGCGCGTGCGTCGGCGGGCTGTTCGACGACACGTCCGTCGACGGTTCGACGCGCAGACCACGCCGCCTTTATCCGACCGGTACCGAGGGCAACGTATGAAGCGACGCGCGTTTCTCGCCGCGGTCGGGGCTACCGGACTCACGGCGCTTGCGGGCTGTGGCGGCGTGAGCGGACAGGGGGAGGGCCAAGAGTACGACGTCGGGATGACGGCGGTGGCGTTCGACCCGCCCGAGATCACGGTTTCCGTCGGCGAGGAGGTCGTCTGGCAGAACACGAGTACCCGAGACCACACGGTTACGGCCTACGAAAACTCCATCCCGGCGGAGGCCGACTATTTCGCCAGCGGCGGCTACGAGGACGAACAAGCCGCCCGCGACGCGTGGCGTAACCGAGACAGTGCGATCAACAACGGCGAGACGTTCGCGCACACCTTCGAGGTACCCGGACGGTACGAGTACGTCTGCCTCCCGCACGAGCGAAGCGGGATGGTCGGGACGGTTATCGTCGAGGAGAGTTCGGCCTCCGGGAATCAGTCACAGTCGAGCGATCAGTCGTAGTCGAGCGACGGCTCTGAGGTTCGACTCGGAAAAATTCGTGTTCGCGGCGGGAAGCCGACTCGTTCGGCTTACTCGGCTTCTTCGGCGACTTCTTCGGCCACGTCGGACTCGTCGACGTCGACGGCGGCCTCCTCTTCGGCTTCGACCTCTTCGGGACGCGCCTCCAGCGAGAGCTTCTGGACCTCGACCCGGCGGAGCGGGTAGATGGTCTTCGCCTCGCCGTAGATGGCCGAGGAGAGTCGACCCTCGACGATGCTGTCGATGAGCTGCTCGAAGCTACGGTCCTCGGCGGCCTCGTTGACGAGGTCGATCATGACCCGCCGAATCGCCTGCTCTTGGCTGCGGTCGGCCTTCTTCGTCGTGAACGCCACGGGCTGGACCTGGACGCGGTAGTCGTCGGTCGTCAGGACGGTGACGTTCGCCTCGACTTTCGAGGCGCCGCGGCGAACCAGACTGCGCAGGTAGTCGCGCGTCAGTTCGTGCTGGATGAACTCGGTGTACGCCGAGTCTGAGCCCACGTCGTTGATCTTGAACGTGAGCTTCGTGTTGTTCGCGCCGGCGTCGTCGGTGAGTTCGCCGAGCGTGGTCTCGATGGTGCGTCCGTACACCATCTCCGGTTCCTCAGCGACGGTCTTGCCGAGTTCGGCCCGGTCGAACTGCTCGGGCGCGAGCACGGAGTACCATCGCTTGCCTCGTTTCTGCTTGGATACTGAACGTTCGCTCATGTTGTGTCTCTAGCTGCGTCGATGACGGTCTCTGCGACCGTCAGGTTCACCACGTAGTCGTCGACCGTGGCCTGTAGGCCGCCGGTCGTCTCCCGCTCGATGACGGTGACGATGCGATTTTCACTCACTGTCGTCGTCATCTCGTCGGTGTCGTCGGGGGCGAGCGCGGCGGCGACGAGCGCCGCCTCCTCGTGCGTCGTCTCGACGCGGGCGGTTCGCGCACTCGTCGTCTCACTCATGCGCGAAGCGCCTCCCGGAACGCCGCGGTGAACGGATGTTGGTCTGTCGTCGATGCGTCCGATGTGGTCGGTGCGTCCGTCTCCTCCGTGTCGAAGCGCGCTTCGCCTTCGTCTCCGCGTCCGTAGCCCGCGCCGCCGAGTTCGGCGGCCGCCGTCGCCATCGTCTGGCCCAACTCGCAGGAGTCGATGCTCGCGGCGGCGGCGACGCCGTCGCCGACGACGAGCACGACCGGTTCCGGCGACCGGAAGTCGCGGACCAGTCGCGCAATCGTCGCCACCGCGCCGAGCGAGTCGGCATCCACGCCCGTTCGCACGACGAAACAGTCGGCGAATCTGGCGGTGTCGGCCTCGCGCAGGACGGTGTGGGCTTCGAGCGCGTGGTTGCGCCACGCGTCGAGCGCGGCCCGCCGCGTCGCGTCGGTAGCGTGACCGAGCGCGAGCGCGACGCCGGTTCCGGGGCGTTCCCGGGCGACGGTGCAGAGCACGTCCGCGTAGCCTTCGACCGTCTCGAAGGGGCCGTCCGGCGTCGCGTACGGACGCAGGACGCGGTCGAGCGACTCGACCGCACGCGGCGTCGCGTCGTCGGCCCCTGTCGCGTCGAGCGCGGCGAGGGAGGCGACGCGGCGGTGCGCGTCGGCGTCGAGTTCGGCCGGCAGGCTCGCTTCGGCGAGCATCGCCCGCGCCGCCTCCACGTCGCCGGAGTACGGCGCGGAAAGCAGCGTCGAGTGGGCGAGGCCGTCGGCGATCTCGCCGACCGGCACGCCGACGCCGGGACGTCGCGTCACCCCGGCGGCTTCGGCGGCCGACCGAATCGAGTCGTAGGCGTCGTCGGCGAGCGACTCGCCGGCCGCGGCGACGCCCGCGAGTGCGAGCGTCGAGTCCGGCGTGTCGCCGAGTTCGCGCGCGGTTCGGTACGCCGCGAGCGTCGCCGGCGAGTCGTCACCGGGGACGGCGAGCGACGCCGTCGTCGCGCCGACGGAGACGACGGTATCGTTGTCGTCGACGACCGTCGGATTCGGCCGGAGCTGGACGTGGAACGGAGTGTCGGCGCTCCGCAGCGCACGCGCGAGGATGCCACTCGCGGCCAGCGAGTCGCCGTCGGCGCGCGCGACGACCCGGACGAACGGGGCGTCGGCGAGTGCCGAAGCGACGGCGGCGGGGGCGGTCTCGGCGTTGGCGGAGCGCGCAGTCGACATCTCAGATTATTCGAGGAGTTCGACGGCGACGTCGTAGCTGTAGCGGAACGACGGGTCGAGCGCGTCGCCTCGGTAGTAGTTGACGAGACGGCGAATCTTCGACTCGGTGTTCTGCAGGGCGCGACGGTTCTGGTGGTCCTGCGGGTTGCGTTGGACGTGCTCGCGGAGGCGAATCGCGCGCTGCATCAGGTTCTTGAGGTCCTCGGGAAGGTCGTCCGAGGCGTCGTTCTCGTCGAGAATCTCGGTGATTTTCTTGCCGGTCGCGAGCTTGACGTTCGGGACCGGGGTGCCTTTGACGCCTTCGTCGCGCAGTTTCAGGCCGATGACGCTTGGGTCGTGGCCCTGCTCTGCGAGTTCGACGACGCGCTGTTCGACGTCGTCCGCGTCGACGTCACTCCACTCGGGGGCTTCGTCTGTCGCCGGGCGGTCCGAACCGGACGAGCCGCGGCGACGGGTGTGCATTCGTGCCATAGTTCGAAATTGGAACGGCACTGACCGCAGAAAGCGTGACCGACGGCTGTCGGTGCACTTCCGCAATCCCAAGCCCGGAGAGAGAACCCGGGCGAGTCAGAGTTGCGGCCGTGCTGTTCCCACAGGTGGGTACCCCCCTCGGAGGTTAAACCGTTTCGACTCGTCGCGGTGGACTCGCGGGCGTCGAGGACGCGATGGTCGCCCGACGGCGTGCGGATGTGACGCACGCGCTCTATGAGTCGAAGCCCTTATTACTCGGTCTGAGATACGTGAGAGTGCAGACGAGGGCTCGTAGATCAGTGGTAGATCGTTCCCTTGGCAGGGGAAAGGCCCGGGGTTCAAATCCCCGCGAGTCCATCTTCTTCGGTCGTTTCACTCCCTCAGTCTATGGGCTCGCGTAGTCACACTCACTCGCTTCGCTCGTTCGCGTGACCCCCACGAGTCCACTCGAACTGCTTTCTCGGGGAGCGTTTGACAGTGAGCGCCCCGTTCGAGCAGCGCCCGGGTTTTTGCGACTACTTCGAGTAGTGCACGTCGCAGTTGCCGGAACGGCTGGATTCGCCGGCCACGAACCCGACCGAAAACCGAGTCGGCGACCCGTCGCTACGAGCGGACGAC contains the following coding sequences:
- the dpsA gene encoding DNA starvation/stationary phase protection protein DpsA, which encodes MSTQKTVRQPADEVEETALRIDKDKAEQIIDALNTDLANAYVLYHQLKKHHWNVEGAEFLELHRFLEEAYEHVEEGADIIAERAQALGGVPVAGPSNQEERATVEFEGEDVYDVRTSLENDLEMYGDIIEDLREHIQLAGNLGDPATEEILRTILVEVEEDAHHIEHYLEDDTLVLEEATH
- a CDS encoding DUF7504 family protein, translated to MNAPGQNSVTQTLSELKRRGCNILVVGSAALDARQALTRRLLGDALTESRKRLFVFTDGVYTHERLGNGSQDTDSVRVVSQSAVVRSPAVTEGLSGSSLGGPVSREYVEADDLGSLSWAIGDAITAFEMSGGLDTGELRLCFDSLSPLVDENGVQSVRRFVSVVGGRVNSVSGMAHYHLSVPCDDPLVDELAESFDAVVELRVCDETPEHRWRFPDRSLSTEWLAI
- a CDS encoding NADH:flavin oxidoreductase/NADH oxidase; its protein translation is MTDSLFSPLTLRGTQIPNRVMVSPMCQYSSPDGVATDWHRVHLGSRAVGGAGVVMTEATAVSPEGRISPDDLGIWTQEQADALAPIASFIRSQGSQPAIQLAHAGRKASTHRPWDGGGPVAPDERGWEVYGPTDEPWPREESYPKTHALDADDLEAVVNQFAEAAKRAHLAGFEIAEVHAAHGYLLHEFLSPVTNTREDDYGGSFENRTRLVREVTSAVRTVWPDDKPVFVRISATDWLPDRESWDLEQSVRLAPLLREVGADLVDVSSGGVHPDQQITNTGAGYQVKFAESIREESEMPVGAVGKITEAEQADQLIRNERADLAVVGREYLRDPYFTLHAAEKLGVDVDWPVQYQRAKPR
- a CDS encoding DUF7547 family protein; protein product: MSRRDDDDLEDLLGELEETLSELRSELREERAPRRRPFEPPTPRDILRFTEEYTIPTVISTLEATIQALELFQRLLRLADPERAIREESRTARETTRRRADDVGRVAVDGLERALSELQRALSEADLPEDGESRDIVEEARRLSRDIEDRLADSQRRSRNSGRRDRSTDDRTRANRERDGRMRRNDRNDGLNDGAVRIDVSDEESDDADDEHEEPEDPDDAPTVDIESELDSIRDEVERAERGEEPKPEGGEEPKTEDDEE
- a CDS encoding winged helix-turn-helix transcriptional regulator; this encodes MTDANGEDWQTLWHRLHETLGGKWAFHVLRLLSERDAGFNEMRRELDGVTAKTLSKRLGELRCHGLVSRSVEATSPPRTRYALTPEGERFVSVLRDVESLVSVADCGCGRECEVLTVDADATATVCTEGC
- a CDS encoding OB-fold domain-containing protein produces the protein MSETTERDAHDDTPPMEAARYSDGSITYPPHPLGPDGEQPVDTVDLSEYTATIVTWTTSTATPPGVRAPNSLAIVEFDVDGEPVGAIGQLDVDDENPDVAIGDEVEPVYAEELRDPDAGIREKESQEWDGYRFRPVR
- a CDS encoding thiolase C-terminal domain-containing protein, which produces MERVAIIGASMTQFGQRDAWIRELLAEAGRGCLDDAGVVPDAIDHLYVSNMASGEFEGQTGISNALAHDLAAMPAYTARIDQTSSSGGAGTYAAWQSVASGASEMTLLVGGEKMTHRTTAESTDVIASLTHPVEYKHGVTLPSFAGLTARLYLHEYDAPRESLGKVAVKNHKNGVDNPHAQFRKEVDLDTVLGSPVVADPLRLYDFCPITDGSAALMFCPESVAREYTDEYAVVSGIGGATDTHVVHERADPTTMGGVANSSEIAYEMADLGPDDVDVAELHDMFTILEFLQSEDLGFFEKGEGWKAVEEGVTDRDGDLPINTSGGLKSKGHPLGASGVAQVYEIYKQLTRDAGDRQVDADTGLACNVGGFGNCVTTTILEAER
- a CDS encoding DUF7548 family protein, yielding MRTADAAATAGTVVSLVLLVVVAVPYLVVTNPAAPLSAYYAAGSVGANSVGFLSVIAAVAFLSGTRGNAEPDLVAGIAVVLGLAMVVLSLLWATTIDSTLLFSFPPEAAWIQYHRWAVVALSAVVAVVAGVYAREVV
- a CDS encoding DUF7111 family protein → MSESSADDVEARYYETADERVVRFSREGQTAAIAQNVDGYAMLKVRPTGDSAELERYYGFDMALDHAAELLGVSAHELPVPDDASDMGM
- a CDS encoding protein sorting system archaetidylserine synthase (This PssA-like phosphatidyltransferase, along with a PssD-like decarboxylase, is required in Haloarchaea for the archaeosortase ArtA to replace the PGF-CTERM sorting signal with a C-terminal lipid anchor.), encoding MHPRFVVGRLGIADVVTVGNAGLGFLAVATASVYPGLAARLILLAAIADGLDGVLARRYGGTDAGPYLDSLADVASFGVAPAMVVVAAVRAVWGFDSLRVVVAVAVAALFVVLAVTRLGMYTAYDADSDQTRGVPTTLAATVLAAGVLVGFTDPFPLVGLTALLAVLMVTTIPYPDLHTQDALVMGVVQALAILFPHRLGGGFAFGLLFLALAYMFLAPRFYWGR
- a CDS encoding cupredoxin domain-containing protein: MKRRAFLAAVGATGLTALAGCGGVSGQGEGQEYDVGMTAVAFDPPEITVSVGEEVVWQNTSTRDHTVTAYENSIPAEADYFASGGYEDEQAARDAWRNRDSAINNGETFAHTFEVPGRYEYVCLPHERSGMVGTVIVEESSASGNQSQSSDQS
- a CDS encoding 30S ribosomal protein S3ae → MSERSVSKQKRGKRWYSVLAPEQFDRAELGKTVAEEPEMVYGRTIETTLGELTDDAGANNTKLTFKINDVGSDSAYTEFIQHELTRDYLRSLVRRGASKVEANVTVLTTDDYRVQVQPVAFTTKKADRSQEQAIRRVMIDLVNEAAEDRSFEQLIDSIVEGRLSSAIYGEAKTIYPLRRVEVQKLSLEARPEEVEAEEEAAVDVDESDVAEEVAEEAE
- a CDS encoding KEOPS complex subunit Pcc1, giving the protein MSETTSARTARVETTHEEAALVAAALAPDDTDEMTTTVSENRIVTVIERETTGGLQATVDDYVVNLTVAETVIDAARDTT
- a CDS encoding exonuclease RecJ, with amino-acid sequence MSTARSANAETAPAAVASALADAPFVRVVARADGDSLAASGILARALRSADTPFHVQLRPNPTVVDDNDTVVSVGATTASLAVPGDDSPATLAAYRTARELGDTPDSTLALAGVAAAGESLADDAYDSIRSAAEAAGVTRRPGVGVPVGEIADGLAHSTLLSAPYSGDVEAARAMLAEASLPAELDADAHRRVASLAALDATGADDATPRAVESLDRVLRPYATPDGPFETVEGYADVLCTVARERPGTGVALALGHATDATRRAALDAWRNHALEAHTVLREADTARFADCFVVRTGVDADSLGAVATIARLVRDFRSPEPVVLVVGDGVAAAASIDSCELGQTMATAAAELGGAGYGRGDEGEARFDTEETDAPTTSDASTTDQHPFTAAFREALRA